Part of the Onthophagus taurus isolate NC chromosome 11, IU_Otau_3.0, whole genome shotgun sequence genome is shown below.
GTAACCAAAATGAcgctaatttaaaagaaaaatattcattaattgaaaattcataATCTTAATTGAAAACGCTTTAAAACGAGTATAAACATGCCATgttcaactttaaatttaaccgaAATATGGCCGACTTCCGGTTATaaacgtcaactttaattttacgattttcttaatcttcataaaaaatcctttaatttgaatcCAAACTCGATCAATTTATCtcaaataataacaaagatataacaaaaaaatttaagttggcaacatgaagttagcaacataatattaaaatttaacatctagggtattttttgagataaccccatcgtgtttggactcattttaaaggattttttatgaggatcaaaaatacatcaaaattaaatttgacattgacaactggaAGTAACCAAAATGAcgctaatttaaaagaaaaatatttattaattgaaaattcataatcttaactaaaaatgctttaaaacgAGTATAAACATGCCATattcaactttaaattttaccgaaatatggacaacttccggttataaacgtcaacttcaattttacgattttcttaatcttcataaaaaatcctttaatttgaatcCAAACTCGATCAATTTATCtcaaataataacaaagatataacaaaaaaatttaagttggcaacatgaagttagcaacataatattaaaatttaacatctagggtattttttgagataaccccatcatgtttggattcattttaaaggattgtTTATGAAGatcaaaaattcatcaaatttaaaattgacgttgacaacCGGAAGTAACCAAAATGAcgctaatttaaaagaaaaatattcattaattgaaaattcataATCTTAATTGAAAACGCTTTAAAACGAATATAAACATGCCATGttcaagtttaaatttaaccgaaatatagacaacttccggttataaacgtcaactttaattttacgattttcttaatcttcataaaaaatcctttaatttgaatcCAAACTCGATCAATTTATCtcaaataataacaaagatataacaacaaaatttaagttggcaacatgaagttagcaacataatattaaaatttaacatctcggatattttttgagataaccccatcgtgtttggactcattttaaaggatttttttacgAAGTTcaaaaatacatcaaaattaaatttgacattgacaaccgGAAGTAACCAAAATGAcgctaatttaaaagaaaaatattcattaattgaaaattcataATCTTAATTGAAAACGCTTTAAAACGAATATAAACATGCCatgttcaattttaaatttaaccgaaatatggccaacttccggttataaacgtcaatttcaattttacgatttttttaatcttcataaaaaatcctttaatttgaatcCAAACTCGATCAatttatctctaataataacaaagatataacaaaaaaatttaagttggcaatatgaagttagcaacatatcattaaaaaatactatCTCGggtattttttgagataaccccatcgtgtttggactcattttaaaggattttttatgaggatcaaaaatacattaaaattaaatttgacattgacaaccgGAAGTTACCAAAATGACGCTAATTTAAAggcaaaatatttattaattgaaaattcataATCTTAATTGAAAACGCTTTAAAACGAGTATAAACATGCCATattcaactttaaatttaaccgaaatatggacaacttccggttataaacgtcaacttcaattttacgattttcttaatcttcataaaaaattctttaatttggATCCAAACTCGACGagtttatcttaaattacaagaaagatataacaaaaaaatttaagttggcaacatgaagttagcaacatatcattaaaaaatactatCTCGggtattttttgagataaccccatcgtgtttggactcattttaaaggattttttatgaagatcaaaaatacatcaaaattaaattagacatTGACAACTGGAAGTAACCAAAATGAcgctaatttaaaagaaaaatattcattaattcaaaattcataatcttaattaaaaacgCTTTAAAACGAGTATAAACATGCCATattcaactttaaattttaccGAAATAtgatcaacttccggttataaacgtcaacttcaattttacgattttcttaatcttcataaaaaatcctttaatttgaatcCAAACTCGATCAATTTATCtcaaataataacaaagatataacaaaaaaatttaagttggcaacatgaagttagcaacataatattaaaatttaacatctagggtattttttgagataaccccatcgtgtttggactcattttaaaggattttgtATGAGGatcaaaaatacattaaaattaaatttgacattgacaactggaAGTAACCAAAATGAcgctaatttaaaagaaaaatatttattaattgaaaattcataatcttaactaaaaatgctttaaaacgAGTATAAACATGCCATattcaactttaaatttaaccgaaatatggacaacttccggttataaacgtcaactttaattttacgattttcttaatcttcataaaaaatcctttaatttgaatcCAAACTCGATCAATTTGtcttaaattataacaaagatataacaaaaaaatttaagttggcaacatgaagttagcaacataatattaaaatttaacatctccggtattttttgagataaccccatcgtgtttggactcattttaaaggattttttatgaggatcaaaaatacatcaaaattaaatttgacattgacaaccgGAAGTAACCAAAATGAcgctaatttaaaagaaaaatattcattaattgaaaattcataatcttaactaaaaatgctttaaaacgAGTATAAACATGCCATattcaactttaaatttaacccaaatatgatcaacttccggttataaacgtcaacttcaattttacgattttcttaatcttcataaaaaattctttaatttgaaTCCAAACTCGATCAATTTATCtcaaataataacaaagatataaaaaaaaaatttaagttggcAACATGAAGGTAGCAacgtaatattaaaatttaatatctcgggtattttttgagataaccccatcgtgtttggactcattttaaaggattttttatgaggatcaaaaatacattaaaattaaatttgacattgacaaccgGAAGTTACCAAAATGACGCTaatttaaaggaaaaatatttattaattgaaaattcataATCTTAATTGAAAacgctttaaaatgagtataaACATGCCATattcaactttaaatttaaccgaaatatggccaacttccggttataaacgtcaacttcaattttacgattttattaaacttcataaaaaatcctttaatttgaatcCAAATTCGATCAATTTATCtcaaataataacaaagatataacaaacaaatttaagtTGGCAacatgaagttagcaacataatattaaaatttaacatctcgggtattttttgagataaccccatcgtgtttggactcattttaaaggattttttatgaagatcaaaaatatatcaaaattaaatttgacattgacaaccgGAAGTAACCAAAATGAcgctaatttaaaagaaaagtatttattcattgaaaattcataatcttaattaaaaatgctttaaaacgAGTATAAACATGCCATattcaactttaaatttaaccgaAATGTGgccaacttccggttataaacgtcaactttaattttacgattttcttaatcttcataaaaaatcctttaatttgaatcCAAACTCGATCAATTTATCtcaaataataacaaagatataacaaaaaaatttaagttggcaacatgaagttagcaacataatattaaaatttaacatctagggtattttttgagataacgccatcgtgtttggattcattttaaaggattttttatgaggatcaaaaatacatcaaaattaattttgacattgacaaccgGAAGTAACCAAAATGAcgctaatttaaaagaaaaatattcattaattcaaaattcataatcttaattaaaaacgctttaaaatgagtataaACATGCCATattcaactttaaatttaaccgaAATGTGgccaacttccggttataaacgtcaactttaattttacgattttcttaatcttcataaaaaatcctttaatttgaatcCAAACTCGATcagtttatttcaaataataacaaagatataacaaaaaaaaattaagttggcaacatgaagttagcaacatatcattaaaaaatactatttcgggtattttttgagataaccccatcgtgtttggactcattttaaaggattttttatgaggatcaaaaatacattaaaattaaatttgacattgacaaccgGAAGTAACCAAAATGAcgctaatttaaaagaaaaatatttattaattgaaaattcataatcttaactaaaaatgctttaaaacgAGTATAAACATGCCATattcaactttaaattttaccgaaatatggacaacttccggttataaacgtcaacttcaattttacgattttcttaatcttcataaaaaattctttaatttgaaTCCAAACTCGATCAATTTATCtcaaataataacaaagatataacaaaaaaaattaagttggcaacatgaagttagcaacatatcattaaaaaatactatCTCGggtattttttgagataaccccatcgtgtttggactcattttaaaggattttttacgaaGATCAAgaatacatcaaaattaaagttgacctTTAGAACCGGAAGTTGTATATTTCGATTatctttaaagataaatatgtcgtgtttgtactcattttataGGAAACTTTGTAGAGATCACAAATTGAaacttaatttcttttttttatttagtatcaaaatgactcaaaatcaatttatttgcTGCGCAAGGAATTTAAACGGTAACTTTAGAACCacaattgtaaaatttaaattatctcCTCAATGGGAAACGTgcataattatgtataatgaATAACGATAACCTAGAAAAACGTCATAAACACGTATATATCATTACCAATTAATTTCATCAACTATACCTTGATAGTTTAATGTGCGTACGGCGAAAACGACCGTAAAATTACATTAGAATTAACTTTACGTGGAAAGTTACGATAAATATATCAGTTGAAAGGGGACAAATCTTTGAACGACATCatgtttttttctatcaatataatactttattttgttgttgccGTCATTGTTATTAGGGTCTTTAACGTATTAACGATGGGTTGGAATAAAAGCAACGTTTGTTTAGTGGGAAAAACCGCAATTATTACCGGAGGAAGATCGGGTATGATAAATCTTatcattaataaacaattcttaatatttttgatataactTTGTAGGTTTAGGGTATGAAACTGCGCTAATATTAGCAAGTAGAGGAGCTAGAGTTATTTTGGGTGATAGAAAAGATTCAACGGATGTGgttaaaacaataatagaagaaacaaaaaatccaAACGTTATCGGAAAATTTGTAGATTTAGCCGATTTTAAAACCGTTAGAAAATTCGCCGATGATATCATTGCTAACGAGGAACGTTtagacattttaataaataacgcAGGAGTTGCAGGTGATGTTCGTGGGATCACAAAGGATGGATTACAACttcaaatacaaattaattactttgGGCCATTTCTTTTAACACATCTTTTAAtcgataaattaaaacaaaccgCGCCGAGTAGAATCATTTTCGTAAGCTCGATATCAGCGTATACTTCCTTTTTAAACGTGAATTCGTTGACTAAATCATTTAGAAATGTTATACCACTATTGGATCATTATATTCCATACAGCAACAGTAAGCTTTGCGATGCAATTTGTTCGGTTGGTTTTGCAGAAAGATTAAAAGGAACTGGGGTTACTTGTAATGCTCTTCATCCAGGGATTGTTACAACACCTATGGTGAAAACAATGATGTCTTGTAAGGATAACataattttgcaatatttttggTATGGTTTGGCTGGGTTGATTggaaaagtaatttattttttgattctaaTTTTTTGCTCTTActtaaaagttctttttagtCACCACATGAAGGGGCACAAACCCATGCGTATTTAGCGATGGCGAATGAAGTTCAAAACGTTACAGGAGAATTTTTTATCGATTGCAGAAAATTTTTCCAACCGTTTATGTTGAGGAATAAAGTTTTGTGTGAAAATATATGGAAAAAAACGGAAGAATTAGTCAATTTACAACCAAATGAgaaattataactttattgggttctaaataaatatttatttatattttatcttttgatgATAACTTTACAAATTTTTCACTTTCTTCCCAAACGGCTTTACAAAGCTCTTTATTCCTCGTTACCCAAGGATGACCCCATTGCTTGCAATCCGAAAAAAATGCTCCAGTGATATTTTTAACTTCCTCAGCCATCGCTAGATAAGCATGAGTTTGTGCTCCTTCATAAGACGtctaattcataaaaataatattaaacaataccaatcaaattaaacaaaaacaaacctTCCCAAATAATAACACCAAAACGTTTAAAATTGGTGTGAAAAAACTTAATCCAGAAACTTTTATAGCTGTTTTTAGCAAGGCTGTTTTGACTAACCCCGGGTTTAAAGCATTACAAGTGACTCCAgtgttcattaattttttcgcAAAACCAATTGATGCAATATCATTACAAAGTTTTGAGTTAACGTAGtgaaaatttttctcaaataaagtttttgggtcattatttaaataatcaacCCTAAAATTCGATGGAAAAAAAGCAGCAATTGAGCTAACAAAAATGATCCTACTCGGagctgatttttttaataaaggtaTTAAGagatgtgttaataaaaacggTCCAAAATAATTCACTtgcattaaaaattgtaatccaTCTTTAGTAAATCCGGGGAAATACCCCGAAATTCCcgcattatttattaaaacatctaACCGATCCTCTTCTTCGTTAATTTCTTTAGCAAGGGATTTGATTGTGTCTAAATTCGCTAAATCTAGATATTTCGTgattattttatcatttttggtttcttcgattattttctttttcgattGGATTAAATCGTCTTTATCtgctaaaatgatttttgcacCTCTACTAGCTAACATTAAAGCTGTTTGATAACCCATTCCTTaaacgaaaaatgttttaaatttgaaattaaacaatttctctTACCTGAATTTCCGCCTGTTATTAAAACGGTTTTTCCTATTAAACAAACATTACTTTTATTCCAACCCATGgtacatataaaataaatttttattactaaaattataaataaagaatatattaataaataaattatttgttgtaaGTTGGAAATCATTTcgtctttaaaaattttatccaTGTCTAACAAACTGTAGCAGTGAATATGAAATAActcaattttatataaaaaaatcataattgcTACAAATACGGACTATTATACAATTAAAAGTAAGAACATTTGAATacttaaaaacatatttaccATGCAATTATGGACaattaaatcgttaataataTCAGAGTGTCATTCTTCAACAACAGTTTTTATGCACAATATTTAttcgttgttttaattttcacatttcaaTCGGTTTTTACTTTCTGCTACGGTACCGGCAACTTTAtgaactttgcgattttttttctcgaaaactatcgtacaaaaaaatttgaattttgagcAGATAGTAGCTTGATGTGTTTTTAATGagtggcatattttattttttcgatattccatacagtttcgcggaaaatcgcggtttagtaagacgcaatgtaattccattaaatcgcccTTAAAAAGTTAGGGAgccctaattttgaaaaactgataacggaatccaACAACCGACATTCTTTGACATGTTTTgtttcatatatttttttttctttttatcgaaaaaataaaatatgccccatattaagtacaataatgCATATCTTATTAcacattattctttaaattctaaatattaagaaaagtactaaagttagatatataacatacttatcattaattaaaggtaacttgatgggcaattcaaccagcacacaatatacaAGGTGTTccgtttaaaaaacttatgaaaaaggcatttgaaaaacatcaaaagtaactacTCTTTTTGAACACACTGTATagcgtatctaatatctttaaATATTATCATTTACCTATTGGCTTTGACTATTATCTGACATAGTGTCAAagtaaaattggaaaaaatgtcgtttttatatcgtttttaaaaagatcctgcaattttgaaatatacagggtgtatctgaatgactgcaacaaacttcaaggggtgattctttagtgaattttaagggtactttgatatatgaaccatgggcgacttcggctcccctaaggagctacaccccttcaaaaatggcggaaaattttggtttaatttttttttctcaaaaaccataaacgctaggaaaatgaaatttggggaatatgtttacctcataatagggcaccttttgaccctatttgtactttcaacctacccttctaaactactaaccgtaaccaccccctttgcatttttgcgaaaatttttgttatacagatgataaatacattagaaaaattttccataGATAGATGAACgtattctaaaactttcttGTCtctctgaaatttttccaaaaacgactaatttttgagaaaaaaaatagtaaagcaaacactgcccgttaaacaacggggttgtcgatcaaaagttggaatgaattttgaatgaaaaaaccttagtaggctttgcaatctttgtcagaaatatttttgacgtttaaatgttagtttttcttactattattattgtttttcaaattaatttttgaataaagttctaacgcatttacgctcgttcactcgacttttcaaaattttaaataaaataataataaagtaacaaaaccactgatatttaaacgtcaaaaatatttctgacaaagattgcaaagcctactaagtttttttcattaaaaattcattccaactttcgattaacaaccctatagcttaacagttagtgtttgcttaattattctttttctcagaaattattaatttttagaagaacatgagagagacaaaaaagttttagaatagttttatctatctaactgaaatttttccaatgtatttatcatcttcataaaaaaaatctaggcataaattgaacgggggtggttacgtttagtagtttagaagggtagattgaaagtacaaatagggtcaaaacgtgccctattatgagttaaacatattccccaaatttcattttcctatcgtttatggtttttgagaaaaagaaattaaaccaaaattttccgctatttttgaaggggtgtagctccttaggggagccgaagtcacccatggttcatatatcaaagtacccttaaaattcactaaagaatcaccccttgaagtttgttgcagtcattcagatccatcctgtatatatcgtttttttttgggcacattttgaaaaaacaaatgAATATCTCAGGAATTATGAACGCTATGAGTTAATAATATATACGgttgtataaataaatgtaattctattcataatatgataaaatatacaggctgatccattaaaaaaaatctacataTTCTCCGTTACGcctaaatggaacaccctgtataagtgaaaataattttacgtaatagaaagtgatgagtcaaacaacttttgtataaaacatttttttcttgctcAAACGGTTTAGTAACTATCGACCGCCGagatactaataactcaccctgtataaacccaagaaaaataaaagaataaagtgCTAACGCAAAAAAAAGTGACTCATTTGTAAACAAATCTCTAATCGTGTGGTTTTGTTAAGTGCGAAACTTCAAAGAGACAACAACTCTTattttaaaaggaaaaaaataaaaataagtaataaatacagggtggttcaaattcgatgtctgaataggctatctcggaaagtataagagttagaaaaaaagtagcttacatgtctcgatctctttttttaaataaattccaatgtcgaaaacctcaaagcgctatcgtcttttgtttttcccctagaggccaaaattgaaaatatcgtaaaaccagcaagtgcaattatcttggttattattatacgtagagtattataactaatacattatatggacacttttttacagagaaattaatgacgtagtcaaaaaatttttttcggttttatattttgagatattatgacaatttttgtttttttaaatggaaacaattactgattattcgcttattaaattcgttatttttttctgattacaaaaatatggggttagataggtttatttcttattgttttagaataaatttaaattattaaacgtCGCCGAaatctagtgtcgtcgaagaaattaaattacagTTTTCTGTAAATTATGAGGCGGTATTTAAATTACGgggtattatttttttggtatttaaaaacaaataattatgtttattacacCGACTATTAAtacagaaatatttaatgGATTGCATTGTTTTGGACTggagaaatatgtttttttaatttttagctatagtaccgtaatttacaggaaactgtaaatttaatttcttcgacgacactaaaaaaaaagtttatttttagctttattctaaaataataagaaatagacctgtcgaaccctatatttttgtaatcagaaaaaaataaagaatttaattagcgaataatcagtggttgttcccatttaaaaaaacgaaaattgtgatgtctcaaaatctaaaaccgttACAATattccacctataataataaccaagataattgcacttggtGGTTtcacaatattttcaattttggcctccaggggaaaaacaaaagacgatagcactttgaggttttcgacattggaatttaattaaacaaagaGATCGAGACATGAGAGCTACTTTttaccaccctgtacaggttggttcaaattcgatgtccgaataggctaactcggaaactataagagttagaaaaaaagtagcttacatgacTCAATcttgtttttcgagaaactgctaatgccaaaaacctcaaagcgctaccgtcttttgtttttcccctagaggccaaaattgaaaatatcgtaaaaccagcaagtgcaattatcttggttattattataggtggagtattataactaagacattatatggacacttttttacagagaatttaatgacgtagtcaaaaaaatttttttggttttagattttgagatattatgacaattttcgtttttttaaatggaaacaaccactgattatttacttattaaattcgttatttttttctgattataaaaatatgggCTTAGATAAgtctattttttattgttttagaataaagttaaaaataaacttttttttagtgtcgtcaaagaaattaaatttacagtttcctgtaaattataactaaaaattaaaaaaaaaaacatatttctgatatttgaaacaaattcagttgttgaactatttaatttatatttgttttacacaaaagttggaatagattgcattatttcacattttttattaatatttaatattattattaaatgacttaataaattattgatagatggcgctcatatatattttttttaattcaaataaacatagcgacatttgtttgtattcaaaaattttctgaattatcaaattaaaattcctgctttttaagatgaattacgaaaagtttaacatgttatatattagaaaataaagtaaaatttatataaatttttagttatcgtaccgtaatttacaggaaactgtaaatttaatttctatgacgacactaaaaaaatttatttttagcttcattctaaaacaataaaaatatctatctaaccctatatttttgtaatcagaaaaaataagcgaataatcagtggttgtttccatttaaaaaacgaaaattgtcgtGATATGTCAAAATCTAAGTTAGCCTATTCgaacatcgaatttgaaccactcTGTACATtcaataattaagtttattaagTGATTTTAGGATATACAGGGACTTTTAAGTGAAACACCTGTATGtaattaaagtttgttttcTGCAGGATTGTTTAAATTCCTCGGGATTTAAGTCTCAAGATGATTGtcttaaatcttaatcggctTAAATCGGTTGGTGATTGTAATCTTTTTGATGATACATacgtaaatttaaataacttttttaactgctgaaaaatcacaaaataattaatgaattagcTTGAAATTAATACACTACtacaaatgaatttttt
Proteins encoded:
- the LOC111423739 gene encoding retinol dehydrogenase 11-like — protein: MFFSINIILYFVVAVIVIRVFNVLTMGWNKSNVCLVGKTAIITGGRSGLGYETALILASRGARVILGDRKDSTDVVKTIIEETKNPNVIGKFVDLADFKTVRKFADDIIANEERLDILINNAGVAGDVRGITKDGLQLQIQINYFGPFLLTHLLIDKLKQTAPSRIIFVSSISAYTSFLNVNSLTKSFRNVIPLLDHYIPYSNSKLCDAICSVGFAERLKGTGVTCNALHPGIVTTPMVKTMMSCKDNIILQYFWYGLAGLIGKSPHEGAQTHAYLAMANEVQNVTGEFFIDCRKFFQPFMLRNKVLCENIWKKTEELVNLQPNEKL
- the LOC111423738 gene encoding retinol dehydrogenase 12-like is translated as MDKIFKDEMISNLQQIIYLLIYSLFIILVIKIYFICTMGWNKSNVCLIGKTVLITGGNSGMGYQTALMLASRGAKIILADKDDLIQSKKKIIEETKNDKIITKYLDLANLDTIKSLAKEINEEEDRLDVLINNAGISGYFPGFTKDGLQFLMQVNYFGPFLLTHLLIPLLKKSAPSRIIFVSSIAAFFPSNFRVDYLNNDPKTLFEKNFHYVNSKLCNDIASIGFAKKLMNTGVTCNALNPGLVKTALLKTAIKVSGLSFFTPILNVLVLLFGKTSYEGAQTHAYLAMAEEVKNITGAFFSDCKQWGHPWVTRNKELCKAVWEESEKFVKLSSKDKI